Proteins encoded within one genomic window of Granulicella pectinivorans:
- a CDS encoding metallophosphoesterase family protein, with protein MATPNPTNLPKDNVMSQSTFESLPLSPTQTVSWIHIGDTHLTRPGEQNEIDLGRIVDEINDRYAKEGVDFVFVPGDIADDGSVVAYEAFRAHLDRLQLPWCGIVGDHDVHEKSFANFRKYVAPELYSGFTIGSYRFVRLNAFSEPRPDAFILDEEQLRWLEQELQHCVTSGQKAVILLHCYPSELKQGKKELQRLLQLYPVVLVDMGHTHYNELSNDGRVLYGATRSTGQIEEGPVGYSVITLDGDAVSWHFVPLGSPSMLAITQPEDERLLTVRSASVVLPGPLPVHARIWSSRPVHAVTARIGDLRTSLISEDGVFWTGALDTGTLHNGTYELHVSADDKLNSSIRVVLGPWPDRRFAEIDHENAIGEWRERGLLGTQLGPNKNGKKW; from the coding sequence ATGGCAACACCGAACCCAACCAATTTGCCAAAGGATAACGTCATGTCCCAATCAACCTTTGAATCATTGCCGCTTTCCCCCACCCAGACCGTGAGCTGGATTCACATCGGAGACACACACTTAACGCGCCCGGGAGAACAAAACGAGATCGACCTCGGCCGCATTGTGGACGAGATTAATGACCGGTACGCCAAAGAGGGGGTGGACTTCGTCTTCGTTCCCGGTGACATCGCCGACGATGGAAGCGTGGTCGCTTACGAGGCCTTTCGTGCTCATCTGGACCGGCTTCAGTTGCCGTGGTGTGGCATCGTTGGCGACCACGACGTACATGAAAAGAGCTTCGCCAATTTTCGGAAATACGTTGCTCCCGAGTTATACAGCGGCTTTACTATCGGCTCGTACCGGTTTGTTCGGCTCAACGCCTTCTCCGAGCCCCGGCCCGATGCCTTCATTCTCGATGAGGAGCAGCTTCGCTGGCTCGAGCAGGAGTTGCAACACTGTGTGACCTCCGGGCAGAAAGCCGTGATTCTTCTCCACTGCTATCCCAGCGAACTCAAGCAGGGGAAAAAGGAGCTACAGCGTCTGCTGCAGCTCTATCCTGTAGTGCTGGTCGACATGGGACACACGCACTACAACGAACTGAGTAACGATGGAAGGGTTCTATACGGCGCGACCCGCTCCACAGGGCAGATCGAGGAGGGGCCCGTCGGATACTCCGTGATCACGCTCGACGGCGATGCTGTGAGTTGGCACTTTGTGCCGCTCGGATCACCATCCATGCTCGCCATCACGCAGCCTGAAGACGAGCGACTCTTGACGGTACGCAGCGCAAGCGTTGTCTTGCCTGGACCACTCCCTGTTCATGCCAGGATTTGGTCGTCGCGTCCTGTGCATGCGGTGACAGCTCGTATCGGCGACCTGCGAACGTCGCTCATCTCCGAAGATGGCGTCTTCTGGACCGGTGCTCTGGATACCGGAACTCTCCACAATGGGACCTATGAACTCCACGTTTCAGCCGACGACAAACTCAACAGCTCCATCCGGGTAGTACTCGGGCCGTGGCCGGACCGCAGATTTGCAGAAATCGACCACGAGAATGCGATCGGAGAATGGCGCGAACGCGGGCTGCTGGGGACGCAGCTTGGCCCCAACAAAAACGGGAAAAAATGGTGA
- a CDS encoding MFS transporter gives MAQPSIPQGSMPLDETKRSSVRALQWTNFFLADVQAGLGPFVAAYLASLGWHAGAVGRALTFGGIVTVLLQTPAGWMVDRVAWKRTILVAGSIVLALGAILLATSASAPVVYTAQGLIGLAGPFLGPTIAAITMGLVGSRLFDCQFGRNQGFNAAGNLFAAAVIAGTSRYLGNRAIFYAVAVLVLPTIGATLAIKRDDIDLELARGGSEKEEDGGEVSSPLAKLAKDRVLLTFLACAFLFHFANAAMLPQLGELLAHGSMQAAAPFMGACVAITQIVMLCTAAYVGRFANHHGRKGLLLFGFAVLPIRAVLYTVFHAVPALLAVQILDGVANSIFGVVSILVIADRTRGTGRFNLAQGALATAVGLGAAMSNSFGGMLMEKAGYRTSFLALGALACLAFLLLLFAIPETVHGNTEPNQFAKG, from the coding sequence ATGGCGCAACCCTCTATCCCGCAGGGCTCGATGCCGCTCGATGAGACGAAGCGCAGCAGCGTGCGTGCGTTGCAGTGGACGAACTTCTTTCTGGCTGACGTGCAGGCGGGCCTCGGTCCGTTTGTCGCCGCGTATCTTGCAAGTCTTGGTTGGCACGCGGGCGCGGTCGGTCGTGCGCTTACCTTTGGTGGCATCGTCACTGTTCTGCTCCAAACACCCGCAGGCTGGATGGTGGACCGCGTCGCGTGGAAACGAACGATTCTGGTCGCGGGAAGCATCGTTCTTGCTTTAGGAGCCATTCTCTTGGCCACTTCGGCAAGTGCGCCCGTGGTCTACACCGCACAGGGACTGATTGGCCTCGCCGGGCCCTTCCTGGGGCCAACCATCGCTGCGATCACCATGGGATTGGTAGGCAGCCGTCTCTTCGACTGTCAGTTTGGACGCAATCAGGGCTTCAATGCCGCCGGCAATCTCTTTGCTGCAGCGGTCATCGCGGGAACAAGCAGGTATCTCGGCAACCGTGCGATCTTTTATGCGGTGGCCGTGCTCGTTCTTCCGACGATCGGGGCAACGCTCGCGATCAAGCGAGACGATATCGATCTCGAGCTTGCCCGCGGCGGTTCTGAGAAGGAGGAGGACGGAGGTGAAGTGAGTTCGCCTCTCGCGAAGCTTGCGAAGGACCGCGTGCTACTTACCTTTCTCGCCTGTGCTTTTCTGTTTCACTTCGCCAACGCCGCCATGTTGCCCCAGCTTGGTGAGCTGCTCGCGCATGGTTCTATGCAAGCCGCTGCCCCATTCATGGGAGCGTGCGTTGCCATCACGCAAATCGTAATGCTCTGCACCGCTGCCTATGTTGGCCGTTTCGCCAATCATCATGGCCGCAAGGGACTGCTCCTGTTTGGCTTTGCCGTCCTGCCGATTCGGGCTGTGCTTTACACAGTGTTCCATGCCGTCCCCGCTTTGCTCGCCGTGCAAATCCTCGATGGCGTAGCGAATTCCATCTTCGGCGTTGTCTCCATTCTGGTGATTGCGGATCGCACCCGTGGCACCGGACGGTTCAATCTTGCGCAGGGTGCTCTCGCAACCGCTGTCGGCCTGGGAGCCGCGATGAGTAACAGCTTCGGCGGCATGCTCATGGAGAAGGCGGGCTATCGAACATCTTTTCTCGCGCTGGGTGCTCTGGCGTGCTTAGCTTTCCTGCTTCTTCTCTTCGCCATTCCTGAGACCGTACATGGCAACACCGAACCCAACCAATTTGCCAAAGGATAA
- a CDS encoding DUF885 family protein, translating into MSAVLACSLFMPFSSSAQTPEARVQALSERFWTWRATEQPFSNDDIPRLDRPAGFVSHWSAQDVAGYQHRIADFDKEWRALDVSSAPVPVQVDYRLIGSAIARVYWELQVIPDWKRNPFFYVDQGLTAMQLLMLVHEPFTPERQREVVLRLQSVPRLLEEGRMNLTDMRQPYAVIAMGELGKIEERMQRFREAVHSDANFSPAELAQFDRAEDGAVKALVSYREWLRPQVDGLKKETAVGREGYLYFLRNVALLPYTPERILADGEIEFQRAVSFEALQQAANKGLPETPVYPTLQAQIADEVKQEASMRTYLTSHGVLTGDPGGVHHYKYVPVPPYVAPLGFLAVEDDLTSPDRLDEDGSSYKGKPALGSFWANITSRDVRPLTNHEGMPGHYFQMAWTMRHPDPVRRHYYDSETQEGIGFYAEEMMMIAGLYDSQPKTKEAIYALNRLRTLRVTVDVKLALGEFTLQQAQAYLQNTVPMDEETARSEAFMFASTPGQAITYQIGKMDILKGLTMAKLQQGSAFSLQKYQDYVWLNGSVPFSLQRWELLGDKSDVPGIPASFDWIDK; encoded by the coding sequence ATGAGCGCAGTTCTTGCGTGCTCCCTGTTCATGCCATTCAGCTCATCCGCGCAAACCCCGGAGGCCAGAGTGCAGGCGCTCAGTGAGCGCTTTTGGACGTGGCGTGCGACCGAGCAGCCGTTTTCGAATGACGATATTCCACGTCTGGATCGGCCTGCGGGATTTGTATCGCATTGGTCGGCCCAGGATGTAGCCGGCTACCAACATCGCATTGCGGACTTCGACAAAGAGTGGCGCGCGTTGGATGTGAGCAGCGCTCCGGTCCCGGTGCAGGTGGACTACCGCTTGATCGGTTCGGCCATTGCGCGTGTCTACTGGGAACTGCAGGTGATCCCGGACTGGAAACGCAATCCATTCTTCTACGTAGACCAGGGCCTCACCGCCATGCAGCTTCTGATGCTGGTGCATGAACCCTTTACGCCGGAACGCCAGCGTGAGGTGGTGCTGCGTCTGCAAAGTGTGCCTCGGCTTCTCGAGGAGGGCCGCATGAATCTGACGGATATGCGTCAACCCTATGCCGTGATTGCCATGGGTGAGCTTGGAAAAATAGAAGAACGGATGCAACGATTCCGCGAGGCGGTGCACTCTGATGCGAACTTCAGCCCCGCCGAACTCGCGCAGTTCGATCGGGCGGAGGATGGAGCGGTAAAGGCGTTGGTGAGCTACCGCGAGTGGCTGCGGCCGCAGGTCGACGGCTTGAAGAAGGAGACTGCCGTCGGGCGCGAGGGCTATCTCTATTTCTTGCGCAACGTAGCCTTGTTGCCATACACGCCGGAGAGGATTCTTGCGGATGGAGAGATCGAGTTTCAGCGTGCAGTCAGCTTTGAGGCTTTGCAGCAGGCTGCGAACAAAGGGCTACCCGAGACGCCGGTGTATCCCACGCTGCAGGCGCAGATCGCGGATGAGGTGAAGCAGGAGGCTTCGATGCGGACATACCTGACGAGTCACGGCGTTCTCACCGGCGACCCCGGAGGTGTGCATCACTACAAGTACGTCCCGGTTCCGCCCTATGTTGCGCCCCTTGGATTTCTTGCGGTGGAAGACGATCTGACGAGTCCGGATCGGCTGGACGAGGATGGCAGCAGCTATAAGGGCAAGCCTGCGCTGGGCAGCTTCTGGGCGAACATTACGTCACGCGACGTTCGGCCACTGACGAATCATGAGGGCATGCCGGGCCACTACTTCCAGATGGCGTGGACCATGCGTCATCCCGACCCGGTACGGCGGCACTACTATGATTCCGAGACGCAGGAGGGAATTGGCTTCTACGCCGAAGAGATGATGATGATCGCCGGACTCTATGACTCTCAACCAAAGACGAAAGAGGCAATCTACGCGCTCAACCGTCTGCGGACCCTGCGAGTGACGGTTGACGTGAAACTGGCGCTGGGGGAGTTTACGTTGCAACAGGCGCAGGCGTATCTCCAGAACACCGTGCCCATGGATGAGGAGACGGCTCGTAGCGAAGCGTTCATGTTTGCCTCGACGCCGGGGCAGGCCATCACCTACCAGATCGGCAAGATGGACATTCTCAAGGGGCTCACGATGGCGAAACTCCAACAGGGAAGTGCGTTCTCCTTGCAAAAGTACCAGGACTACGTTTGGCTGAATGGCAGTGTTCCGTTCAGCCTGCAACGGTGGGAGTTGCTGGGAGACAAGTCGGACGTCCCGGGGATTCCAGCGTCATTCGACTGGATCGACAAGTAG
- a CDS encoding cupin domain-containing protein codes for MVDILSSRNANSIEYEGTGIQKPSSHPLSKDDRERAFASRMIENGPGTEIAMNRRDFLASTATIPCAFLQTAQHVTHVDTVRDGAPLKSSVVKGQDLPAVGDSPGARAKVHFNGPTSQLAAVASGVVTLEPGSRPHPPHRHPEEELVIVTEGTGEIEIDGVPTQVKAGDMMYAEANVLHGITNTGSTMMTFYFTKMLGKNAG; via the coding sequence ATGGTAGACATATTATCCTCTAGAAATGCGAATTCGATAGAGTACGAAGGTACTGGAATACAAAAACCTTCGTCGCACCCTCTTTCCAAAGACGACCGGGAAAGAGCGTTTGCTTCTAGAATGATCGAAAACGGCCCAGGCACGGAGATTGCGATGAACAGAAGAGATTTTTTAGCGTCGACTGCGACCATTCCATGCGCGTTCTTGCAAACGGCGCAGCACGTGACGCACGTAGATACAGTCCGGGACGGTGCCCCCTTGAAGAGTTCCGTTGTCAAGGGACAGGACCTCCCCGCTGTTGGTGATAGCCCTGGTGCAAGGGCCAAAGTGCATTTCAATGGTCCTACCAGCCAGCTTGCCGCAGTGGCATCCGGCGTCGTGACGCTCGAGCCCGGCTCCAGGCCCCATCCGCCACATCGCCACCCCGAGGAAGAGCTTGTCATCGTCACCGAAGGCACTGGTGAGATCGAGATCGACGGGGTCCCAACGCAGGTCAAGGCTGGAGACATGATGTACGCGGAAGCGAATGTGCTCCACGGCATAACGAACACAGGCAGCACCATGATGACGTTCTACTTCACCAAAATGCTCGGGAAGAATGCCGGCTAG